DNA from Comamonas serinivorans:
GATGCCATCGTCATGATCGAGAACATCTCGCGCCACATGGAGATGGGCAAGAAGCCCATGCGCGCCGCGCTCGACGGCGCAGGCGAAATCGGCTTCACCATCGTGTCGCTGACGGTGTCGCTGATCGCGGTGCTGATCCCGCTGCTGTTCATGCAGGAGGTGATCGGCCGCCTGTTCCGCGAGTTCGCCGTGACCCTGGCCCTCACCATCCTGATTTCGGCCGTGGTGTCGCTCACGCTGGTGCCCATGATGTCGGCGCGCTGGCTGCGCTCGCTCGAAGAGGTGCATGGCCGCTTTGGCCAGGCCGTGCAGCGCGGGCTGGACGGCATCGTGCACCGCTACGACCGCGGTCTGGTCTGGGTGCTGGCCCACCAGCCGCTGACCCTGGTGGTGGCCCTGGCCACGCTGGCGCTGACGGCCTTCCTGTTCTGGCTGATGCCCAAGAGCCTGTTCCCCACGCAGAGCACGGGCCAGCTGCAGATGCGGGTCGTGGCCTCGCCCGATGTGTCGTTCGAGCGCATGCAGACCCTGCAGAACCAGGTGGTGCGTGTGGTGATGGACGACGCCGCCACACAAAGCGTCTCGTCCGTCGTGGGCGTGGATGCGGCCAACAACACCATGCTCAACCAGGGCAGCGTGGTGGTGAACCTGCGCCCGCAGGGCGTGCTGGGCGACACCCAGGCAACCATCATGAGTCGCCTGCGCGAAGCCGTGGGCCAGCAGGTGGCAGGCGTCCGCATCTACCTGCAGCCCACGCAGGACCTGACGGTGGACAGCGAACGTGGCCCCACCGAGTACCGGTTTGAGATCGAGGGTGTCAATACGGCGGAAGTGAATACCTGGGCCAAGAAAATGGTGGAGTTGCTGGGGCAGGCGCCCGAGGTGCGCAATGTGACCACCGACGCCGGGGCCAGCGGCCCCACGGCCATGGTGCAGACCGACCGCGACACCGCGTCGCGCCTGGGCATTTCGGCCAGCACCATCGACGACACGCTCTACAACGCGTTCGGCCAGCGCATCATCTCGACCATCTTCACCGAGACCAGCCAGTACCGCGTCATCCTTGAGGCCGTGCCCGATGCGGACGCGAGCCTGCACACCCTGGAAGACCTGCCTGTGCGCACCAGCGGCAGCAGCACCACGCCGCTGTCGGCGTTCGCCCAGGTGAAGGAACAGTCGGCGCCGCTGCAGATCACGCGCGTGGCGCAGTACCCGGCGGCCACCGTCAGCTTCGACACGGCCAGCGGGGTGTCGCTGGGGGCCGCGGTGCAGGCCATCGACCGGGTCGCCCAAGAGGCCGGCATGCCCGAAAGCCTGAAACTGAGCTTCACGGGCACGGCCGGCACGCTGGCGTCGTCGCTGTCCAACCAGGTCTGGCTGCTGCTGGCGGCCATCGTCTGCGTCTACATCGTGCTGGGCGTGCTGTACGAGAGCTGGGTGCACCCGCTGACCATCCTGTCCACGCTGCCCTCGGCCGGTGTGGGTGCCTTGCTGGCGCTGTGGCTGATGGGGCACGCGCTGGACATCGTCGGCATCATCGGCCTGGTGCTGCTGATCGGCATCGTGAAGAAGAACGCCATCATGATGATCGACTTCGCGCTGGAGGCCGAGCGCCACCAGGGCATGAGCGCGCAGGACGCCATCCACCAGGCCGCGCTGCTGCGCTTCCGGCCCATCCTGATGACCACGCTGGCGGCGCTGGCGGCGGCGCTGCCGCTGATGTTCAGCTGGGGCGACGGTGCCGAGCTGCGCCGGCCGCTGGGTGTGTCCATTTTCGGGGGGCTGGTGCTGAGCCAGCTGCTCACGCTGTTCACCACGCCGGTCATCTACCTCTGGTTCGACCGCTGGGGCCGCAAGTGGGACCGCATGGGCCACGCCCCCGATGACGACGAGCCGCCCGCATCGCAGGCGCCGGCCGCCCTGGCCGCGCCGGAAGGACGGGCATGAACCTGGCCCGGCCCTTCATCGAACGGCCCATCGCCACGCTGCTGCTGACGATTGGCCTGGCCATTGCGGGCATTGGCGCGTTCTTCGCGCTGCCGGTGGCGCGCCTGCCGTCGGTCGATTTTCCCGTCATCGTGGTCAGCGCCAGCATGCCGGGTGCCAGCCCGGCCGACATGGCCCGCAGCGTGGCGACGCCGCTGGAGCGCTACCTCGGCGTCATCTCGGGGGTCAACGAAATGACCTCGAACAGCTCCACGGGCTCGACCAGCGTGGTGCTGCAGTTCGACCTGGGACGCGACATCGACTCGGCGGCGCGGGACGTGCAGGCGGCCATCAATGCCGCGCGCACCGACCTGCCGACCAACCTGCGCGCCATGCCGACCTGGCGCAAGATGAACCCGGCCGGCATGCCGTTCCTCACCTTCGCGCTGACCTCGCCCACGCGCACGCCGGGCCAGATCTACGACGAGGTCAACAACGTGCTGAGCCAGCGCCTGCTGCAGGTCGACGGCGTGGGCGACGTGACGATTGGCGGTGGGTCGCAGCCGGCGGTGCGCATCGAGCTGAACCCGTTCGCGCTCAACGACCTGGGCGTGTCCGGCGAGGACGTGCGGGCCGCGATTCAGGCCAACAACGCCAACCGGCCCAAGGGGGTGATCGAGATCGGGGGCACGGACGACGGGCGCGCCCTGCAGGTGATGACGCCGGCCCCGGGCCTGAAGGCGGCCGACTACCGCGACCTGATCGTGGTGTCGCGGGCCAACGGCCAGGTGCGCTTGTCCGACGTGGCCCGCGTGACCGATGGCGTGCAGGACAGCCGCACCCTGGGCCTGTTCAACGGCCAGCCGGCCGTGATCGTCAACATCACGCAGGCCCCGAACGCCAACCTCATCGCCACCACCGACGCCATCTACGCGCTGTTGCCCTCGCTGCGCGCGCAGCTGCCGGCGGACGTGAGCCTGTCGGTGACCACCGACCGCACCGAGTCCGTGCGCGCCTCGCTGCACGAGGTCGAGATCACGCTCGTCGTGGCCATCGCGCTGGTGGTGCTGGTGGTGGGGCTGTTCCTGCGCAACCTGCGCGCGGCCGTCATCCCGGCCGTGGCCACGGTGGTGTCGTTGCTGGGCACGTTTGCCGTGATGTACGCGCTGGGCTACTCGCTCAACAACATCACCTTGATGGCGCTGACGGTGGCGACCGGCTTCGTGGTCGACGACGCCATCGTGGTGCTGGAAAACGTGGCGCGCCACATGGAGGCCGGCATGTCGCGCCGCAAGGCGGCCTTGATCGGCGCCCGCGAGGTGGGCTTCACCGTGCTGTCCATCAGCCTGTCGCTGGTGGCGGTGTTCATCCCGCTGCTGTTCATGGGCGGGCAGACCGGGCCGCTGTTCCAGGCCTTTGCCGTGTCGCTCTCGGCGGCGGTGATGATCTCGCTGGTCATCTCGTTGACGACCACGCCCATGTTGTGCGCCTTGCTGCTCAAGCTGGGCCACCGGCAGCTGCTGGTGACGCCGGAGGGGCGCCTGAGCTGGCGCCAGCGGCTGGGCGTGGCCTGGCACCGCATCCGCCACGGCGTGCCCACGGGCCACGGGGTGATCGAGCGGGGCTACGCGCGCGTGCTCGACTGGGCCCTGGCCATGCCGTGGCTGGTGGTGGCCCTCCTCGTCGTGACGGTGGGGCTCAACGTGTACCTGTTCGCGCACATCACCAAAGGCTACTTTCCCGAGCAGGACAACGGCCAGCTCATGGGGGGCCTGCGGGCCGACCAGAGCATTTCGGCCACGGCCATGAACGCCAAGCTGACCGAGGCCATCAAGATCATCCATGCCGACCCCGACGTGGAATCGGTGGTGGGCTTCAGCGGTGGCCGCTCCAGCGGCAGCGCTTTCCTCTCGGCCACGCTCAAGCCGCTGGGCCAGGGCCGCACCGTGCCGACGCGGGATGTGGTCAACCGCCTGCGCCCCCAGCTGAGCAAGATCACCGGCTTGCAGGTGTTCTTGAACCCGGTGCAGGAGTTGCGCGCGGGCGGACGCAGTTCCAACTCCACCTACCAGTACACACTCAAGAGCGACAACCAGGCCACGCTGGACACCTGGGGCCAGCGGCTGATGGACCAGATGGCGACGGACGCGCGCCTGACCGATGTGGACGGCGGCCGGCCCGAAAACAACGTGGAGACCTTCGTCAAGGTGGACCGCGACCTGGCCAACCAGCTCGGCGTCTCGCCCTCCGACATCAACAGCGCGCTCTACAACGCGTTTGGCCAGCGTTCGGTGGCCACCATGTATGCCGACTTGAACCAGTACTCGGTCATCATGGAGTGGCAGCAGCGCTACGCCCAATCGCCGCTGGCGCTCAAGGACGTGTACGTGCCGGCGCAGTTCGAGGTCAACACCACCACGGACGACGACGATCGGGTGTCGGCCAACCCGGGTCAGGCCAACGCCTCCACGGGGCAGGCGCTGTCCAGCACGCGCACCCCCATGGTGCCGCTGTCGGCCTTCGCCAGCTTTTCGGAGCGGCCCGCGCCCAACAGCGTGCGCCACGACGGCGGCGAGCTGTCGGTCACGCTGTCGTTCAACCTGGCCGACGGCGTGTCGCTGGAGCAGGGCCGCCAGGCCGTGCAGGACGCGGAAAACGCCATCGGCATGCCCAACAGCGTGCGCGGCGCCTTCGCCGGCATCGCGGGGCAGGCCCAGTCCGACCAGTCGAACCAGGTGGTGCTCATCGTGGCGGCCCTGGTCGTGGTCTACATCGTGCTGGGCATCCTCTACGAATCGCTGATCCACCCCATCACCGTGCTCACCACCTTGCCGTCGGCCGGGGTGGGCGCCTTGCTGGCCTTGCTGGCCCTGGGCATGGCGTTCGACATCATGGCGCTGATCGGCCTGTTCCTGCTGATCGGCATCGTGAAGAAGAACGCGATCATGATCATCGACTTCGCGCTCGACGCCGAGCGCGCGCGCGGGCTGACGGCGGTGCAGGCCGTGAAAGAGGCCTGCATGCTGCGCTTTCGCCCCATCGTCATGACCACGCTGGCCGCCGGCCTGGGCGCCTTGCCCCTGGCCATCGGCTTTGGCCAGGGCTTCGAGCTGCGCCAGCCGCTGGGCGTGACCATCGTGGGCGGCCTCATCGTCAGCCAGGTGCTGACCCTGGTCACCACGCCCGTGGTTTATGTGCTGATGGACAAGCTGCGTCGCAAGGCGGACGAACGGCACCTGGCCCGGGATCTGGCGGCCGACCCCGCCGACGCCGGGGCCGCCGCCGATGTCCATCCCCGGCCCGCTGCCTGAAGGCTGTTCAACCTTTGCTTTTGCCATGAACAAACCCCCTGTATGGCCGTTGGCCGATGTCCCCGTTAACGAAAAGGGTCGATACCCCGGTCATCGGCTAAACCTCACACCCCGTCAGCCGGCCCGCGCCGCCCTGGCCGCGCTGTGCGCCAGCGTGGCGCTGCTGGCGGGCTGCAGCCTCACGCCTCCGCTGGCTGACGTGGCGCCCGCCCTCAACACGTCGTGGAAATCGGCCCAGCCCGAGCCCGGTTTCACCTCGACCGAACAGGCCGGGCGCTGGGCCCAGGGCGAGTGGTGGGCCCTGTTCGACGACCCCACGCTGAACGGACTGGTGCAGCGGGCCAACGCCGCCAACCAGAACGTGGCCCTGGCCGTGGCCAATGTGGCCCAGGCGCAGGCGGCGCTGGCCAGCCAGCGGGCCAGCCTGTTCCCGACGCTGGGCGCCACCGTGTCCACCTCGCGCAGCGGTGGCGACGAACGTTCGACCAGCAATGCGGCGGCCGTGGGCCTGAACGCCAGCTGGGCTCCGGATCTCTGGGGCCGGCTGAAGGAGTCCGTGCGGGCCCAGCAGGCGAATGTGCAGGCCAGCGAAGCCGACCTGGCGGCGGCGCGCCTGTCGGTGCAAGGGTCGTTGGTGAACGCTTACCTGGCCCTGCGCGAAGCCGATGTCGAGCTGAGCCTGCTGGACGACACCATCGCCGGCTACGAGCGCAGCGCGGCCATCACGCAAAACCGCTACGACGTGGGCACGGCGGCGCGCACCGATGCGCTGCAGGCGCAGGCCACACTGGCCAGCGCGCGCGCCAGCCGCGTGGCGCTGCAGCGCACGCGCACCGGCTACGAGAACGCCATGGCGCTGCTGCTGGGGGTGGTGCCGGCCGATTTCACGCTGCCCTCCGCCGAATGGCGCCAGACGCTGCCGTCCGTGCCGGTGCAGCTGCCGTCGCTGTTGCTGCTGCGCCGGCCCGATGTGGCGGCGGCAGAGCGCGCCGTGGTGGCCGCCAACGCCCAGATCGGCGTGGCGCGGGCGGCGTACTTCCCCGATTTTTCACTCAGCGCCGGCCTGGACGGCAGTGCCAGCAACCTGTCGCGCCTGGTGTCGGCGCCCGCGCTGGCGTGGTCGCTGGGCCTGTCGCTGGCGCAGTCGATCTTCGACGGGGGCTCGCGCTCGGCCCAGGTCGATGCCGCGCGCGCCAGCTACGACGCCGCCGTGGCGCGCTACCGCCAGTCGGCCCTGACGGCCGTCGGCGAGGTCGAAGACCAGCTGCTGGCGTTGAACACCCTAGCCGAGCAGACCGAGCAGACGCGTCAAAGCGCCGACATCGCCCAGCGCGTGGAGCAGCAGATGCTCAACCGTTACCAGGCCGGCCTGTCGGACTACACCGAGGTGGTGAGCGCCCAGGCCAGCGCCATCAGCGCGCGCCGCTCGGTGCTGCAGCTGCAGCTGCAGCGCCAGCAGGCCGTGGTGGCGCTGATCCAGGCCGTGGGCGGTGGCTGGCAGGCGGACTGGGCAGCGAACTAGTCACCGGTTGAATGCTGAGCAGAGTATGCATCGGTTCTCGTTGTTTGAATGACGAGAGGCGATGAATACTGCTGCCTGAGTGGCCAGTGAGTCAGTTCACGCGGTACGCGAGGGCCCAGTCGTGCGGCCACGTGTCAAGCTGCACGTCGCTGGCCATGCCGTGCACCTGCGCGCGCACCTCATCGGGTGTGGGAAAGGTTTTGAGTACACGGTGAGTGGTGCCATCGCTCAGGCGACGGCACTGGAAGGTGTTGCCTTCGGCATCGGTGTCGGCCAGTGGCGTGCTGCTGCCCGCCACCCAGCGGTTGTCGAGGAAGACGACGCGTGCACCGGGCCGCAGCGTGGCATGCAGGCCCCGCAGGAAGCCGGGCAGACGAGAGCGCGGCACGTGCGACCACCAGAAGCCGGCGAAGCAGGCGTCGAACGGGCAGGTCGGCAAGGTGGGTAGGGCCGGCAACGCATAGGCGTCACCCTGAACGAACTGCACCGAGGCCTGCGGCACGCGTTGGCGCGCCAGGGCCAGGGTGGCCGGGTTGGCATCGAAGGCCAGCACCTCGCGCACGTGCGGGGCGAAGCACCGCGTCCAGTAGCCGGTGCCACAGGCCACCTCCAGCACCGAGCCCTGGCCCAGCACCGGGGGCAGCCAGGCTTCGATGGCACGCCAATCGCTCTGGCGTTCGGGTTTGGCATACACCAGATCGTATTCAGGGGCGCGGGCGGCGTAGTCGTCCAACATGGGCAGGTCGTGTGGGTGACGCGGTGGCACGGGTGCCCTCGATGCTAAGCGGATGGGGCTTGCGGTGCTGCGGACCCTCACGCCTACAATGGGCGCTCACCCCCCGCCCTTGCGGCCTCAGGCCTCCAGCTGCCTGAGGTGCGGGCATGTGTTGATGAGTATGCGCCTGTTGCCGTTGATTGCATGACGGAAATCGGGGTGTACTGGGTGCCGATGTGCCATCAGCGCCACATGCGCCGCCCAGGCGCGGTTTCCATTTCCATGACCTTTGACCTGTTTTCATCGCCGGAACCCACGCCGTCTCCGGCGCCATCGCCTCTGCTGGATGGGCTGAACGCCGAGCAGGCCGCCGCCGTCACCTTGCCCGATGCGCACGCGCTGATTTTGGCCGGCGCCGGTTCGGGCAAGACGCGCGTGCTGACCACGCGCATCGCCTGGCTGCTGCACATGGGCCGCGTGTCGCCAGGCGGCATCCTGGCCGTCACCTTCACCAACAAGGCCGCGCGCGAGATGCAGGCGCGCCTGGGGGCCATGCTGCCGCTCAACATCCGCGGCATGTGGATGGGGACCTTCCACGGCTTGTGCAACCGCATGCTGCGCGCGCACCACCAGGCCGCGCAGCTGCCGGCCACGTTCCAGATCCTGGACATGCAGGACCAGCAGTCGGCCATCAAGCGGCTGATCAAGCAGTTTGGGGTCGATGAGGAGCGCTTTCCGCCCAAGCAGGTGATGTGGTTCATCAACGGCTGCAAGGAGGAGGGCATGCGGCCGGGCGATGTGTCCGTGCGCGACGAGGAGTCGCGCAAGAAGGTCGAGCTCTACCAGCTGTACCAGGACCAGTGTCAGCGCGAGGGCGTGGTGGACTTCGCCGAGCTGCTGCTGCGCAGCTACGAGCTGCTGCGCGACCACGCGCCGATCCGCGACCATTACCAGCGTCGGTTCCGCCACATCCTGGTCGACGAGTTTCAGGACACCAACCGCCTGCAGTACCTCTGGCTCAAGCAGCTGGCGGGCACGGGCAGCAGCGTGTTCGCCGTGGGTGACGACGACCAGAGCATCTACGCCTTTCGCGGCGCGCGCGTGGGCAACATGGCCGACTTCGTGCGTGAGTTCGACGTGCAGCACCAGATCAAGCTGGAGGAGAACTACCGCAGCCATGGCCACATCCTGGACTCGGCCAATGCGCTGATCGCCCACAACACCCAGCGCCTGGGCAAGAACCTGCGCACGGCGCAGGGCGCGGGCGAGCCCGTGCGCGTGTTCGAGGCGCCCAGCGACCTGGCCGAGGCGGCCTGGCTGGTGGACGAGATGAAGCACCTGTCGCGCGACGATGGCGTGCCCTTGCACGAGATCGCCGTGCTTTACCGCAGCAACGCGCAAAGCCGTGTCATCGAAACGGCGCTGGCGCAATCGGGGCTGGCCTATCGCGTGTACGGGGGCTTGCGCTTTTTCGAGCGGGCCGAGATCAAGCACGCGCTGGCCTACCTGCGTTTGCTGGAAACGCCGAGCGACGACACCAGTTTTTTGCGCGTGGTGAACTTTCCGGCGCGCGGCATCGGTGCACGCAGCATCGAGGCCCTGCAGACGCAGGCGCGGGCGCTGGGGCTGCCGCTGTACACGGCGGCCAAGGGCATGACCGGCCGGGCCGGAACGCTGCTGCAGTCGTTCGTGGCCTTGATCGAGGTCATGCGCGAGCAGGCGCAGGGCCTGTCCCTGCGCGAGGTGGTGGACCTGATGCTGGAGCAGAGCGGCCTGGTCGAGCACTACCGCGGCGAGCGCGATGGCGGCGACCGGATCGAGAACCTGCAGGAGTTGGCGTCGGCGGCCGAGGCGTTTGTGCGGCTGGAAGGCTTCCACACCGACCAGGCGGCGCTGCCGACCACGTCCGAGGGTGTGACCCTGACGCAGGGCCTGGCCAGCCAGGGCCTCAGCGGCGACGCGTTGGATCAAGCGATGCTGGAATCGCGCGATGCGCCGGGCGGCCAACCCGCGCCCGACTACGTCGACCTGGACACCGGCGAGACGCTGTCGCCGCTGGCCGCGTTTTTGACGCATGCCGCGCTGGAAGCTGGTGACAACCAGGCGCAGGCGGGGCAGGACGCGGTGCAGCTGATGACCGTGCATGCCAGCAAGGGGCTGGAGTTCGACGTGGTGTTCATCACGGGGCTGGAAGAGGGGCTGTTTCCGCATGAAAACAGTGCCGCCGACACGGCGGGGCTGGAAGAGGAGCGGCGCCTGATGTACGTCGCCATCACGCGTGCACGCCAACGGCTGTACCTGTCGCACACCCAGACGCGTTTGCTGCATGGCCAGTCGCGCTACAACTTCCGCAGCCGCTTCCTCGACGAAGTGCCCAGCGAATGCGTGCAGTGGCTCACCCCCAAGAGCGGCGGGTTCGGGTCGGGCGTGGGCGCCAGCCTGGCGCATGGCGGCCAGTACGGGCGCATGCCGGCCTGGAGCAAAGACAGCGGTTTCGGGCGCAGCGCCTCGAATGCCTACCCGGGCCAGCCGGCCTGGAGCGCCCCCAACCTGACGAATGCCCCCCTGGAACGCCCGCCGGTGCAGACCAGCGCCGGGCAGGCGCTGCGCGCGGGCATGCAGGTGTTCCACAACAAGTTTGGCGAAGGCAAGGTGCTGGCGGTGGAGGGCAGCGGCACCGATGGCAAAGCGCAGGTCAGCTTCACGCGCCATGGCACCAAATGGCTGTCGCTGGCCGTGGCCAAGTTGACGGTGGTGGAGACCTGACGGCACTCCCGCGGGTTGCAACGTGGACAGGTCTGATGACCGCTGAAGGAAGCCCGGTTGTGACGCAAGGCGGTCGCGCGGCCAAATCCTGCCACCTGACCAACTCGGCGCAAAAAAGCCGCCCGGGAGGGCGGCTGTGCAGTGGGGCCATGGCGTGGGACGAGTGCCACGCCGTGCGCTGGGGGCGTTGTCCATGGCAGAGACAGGCCTGGGCCAATGGGAACGCTTCATCGCAGTGGTGGCAGGCCCAGCCGCGCACGGATGATGGGATCCGTGTACTGCTGCGCGGCTTGCGTGTCGGTTGCCACGGGTTGGGCATCGGCCGGCAGCGCGGTCGCAACATGGGTGCCGGGGCAGGGCGTGCCAGCCGCTTCCATCGCCTTGGCGATTTCAGCCTTTTGGCACAAGCGTGCCCGCGCAGCCCCGGGGAGACCTGCGGCGCGCAGGGCTTCGGCGTCGTAGCGCATGTCGCAGCTCGGATCTGTCCAGGTGGAGCCAAACGAAATGCCGAAGGACACGCCCTGGGCCCCCGCGCTGGTTGAGCCCATGCAGGTGCCGTTGCTGGCGGCCAAGGGCGCCGCGTAGGCGGTGGCGACGGGGTTGCGCGCCTGCGCCTCGTACATCACGGTGTCGCCGTTCACCGTCATGCTGTTGGCCTGCGTTTGTGGACCGCCGGTCAGGGTGTTGCCACCACTGTTGGCAGACGATGAGCCACCGGCACCCCCGTAGCCGCTGCCGCCTGCACCGCCGGATCCGCCGTAGCCGCCTGCGCCACCGGATCCTCCCAGGCCGCCCGCACCGCCCGCGCCGCCGGATCCACCGGTTGCGAAGGCCCCGTTGATGTTGCGGTTGGCGCTGTTGCCGGAACCGATGACGGCGGAGTTGGACGAGGAGTTGCCGGAATCTCGCACGCTACCGCCTGTGGCGTTGCCGCCCTGGCCGATTCCAACCCCTATGCCCACACCCACGCCGGTGCCGCTACCGCCTGCGCCGCCATGGTTTGTGGTGCCTGGAGGAGGCGAGGGAGGGGGTGAGGGCGGAGGAGGTGGGGTGCCGCAACCATTGGTCTGCTGCCCCACGCCACAGCCTCCGTTACCGCCTCCGTTGTTGCCGGGAGCGGCGCTGGCCGCATTGCAGATGGTGACCAGTGCCGTCAGGAAAAGAATGACGTTTTTCATGATGATGGTCGTTTGAAGTCCCTCGAAGTCCGCGAGGTCGGATCGGACGGCGTCCGGTGCAATCGGCTGTCACGCGATTGGGGCGGATGCTGTCGGTGTGGGGTCGAACGGCGACCGGCCGTTGTGCTGGTGACTTGCTGAGGGGGCCAGACCTGACGACCACAGTCAAGCTGACGATGTGCGGGAGAACCACGCGTCACGATCGCTGCGGCTCGCCATGAGCCATGGCAGGCCACGCTAATCGTTGGCGTCGTGTGTGGTGTGTCCCATGGGCCCCTCGTCGGGTGGCGTTGTGGCGATCAGGACAGTTTCAAATACGGGGTATTTGGCAAGAGCCGAATCCAACGCTGGAACATGGCGCACAAGGTGCTGTGGCTTGGCGACCAGCCTTGGCCATGCGTGGCTGGTGCAGACGTTGAGGCCGAAGTCAGCGACTCGGGTTCTCCCCATCAACCTGGCATCAGGGTGAGGAGCGTCCTTGGAAGGTCCACATCTGTTCAAACAGGTGCTGTAAGCGGCTGTGGGATTCGTGACCGCATATTGCTACCAACGCTGCATCGGGTCAATACAAGGGATGCCTTGAGGCGAAGAGGCAGGGCGTTTCTCACGCCTGATCATGCTCCCCAGAGACGAACCCTGCGTGGAGAGGCGCTCTTCGAAGATCCCAATAAGACCGCTCCAACCTGCTGTTCGAGGCCTTGCCGTTCACGAAGGTTGAATGTCATTGTCATTGAATGTCAATCAATTAATCAATTGGGATTAAATTTTCGCGCTGCTCAAGACCCATGGCCTGAAAATCGGTGGGGCATTCAACAATTCATTGCATTTCGCGCTGCTTCTGCCGTATGGTGTGTTGCCTTTTAACCATCTCAGGGAGTCAGCATGGCAGATCATTCCATCCGGGGCAAAGTCGCACTCATCGCCGGTGGCGGTAAAAATTTGGGCGGCTTGATCGCTCGTGATTTGGCACAGCAAGGCGCCAAGGCCGTGGCCATTCACTACAACAGTGCGTCCAGCAAAGCTGAGGCGGATGCCACGGTGGCGGCTGTTCAGCAAGCAGGCGCCAAAGCCGTGGCCATTCAGGGCGAGCTGACCCAGGCTGGGGCGATGGCAAAGCTGTTTGAGCAAGCCATTGCCGCTGTGGGGCGTCCCGACATCGCCATCAACACGGTGGGTAAAGTGCTCAAGAAGCCTTTGGTGGACATCAGCGAGGCTGAATATGACGAAATGACCGCTGTCAATTCCAAAGCGGCTTTCTTTTTCTTGAAAGAAGCCGGCAAACACGTGAATGACAATGGCAAGGTCTGCACCTTGGTCACCTCGCTGCTGGGGGCGTTCACGCCGTTTTATGCCGCCTACGCAGGGACCAAGGCGCCCGTGGAACATTTCACACGCGCGGCAGCCAAGGAGTTTGGGGCGCGTGGTATCTCGGTCACGGCCGTAGGCCCTGGCCCCATGGACACGGGCTTCTTTTACCCGGCCGAAAGTGCCGAGGCTCAGGCTTATCACAAAACAGCCGCAGCGCTCTCGGGCTTCACACCCACAGGCCTGACGCACATCGAAGATGTGGTGCCCTTCATTCGCCACTTGGTCAGCGACGGGTGGTGGATCACCGGGCAGACGCTGCTGATCAATGGCGGCTATACCACCAAGTAGTTGGCTGATTGTCATGAAAGCCGTCTGATATTTAAGGCGGCTTTTTTGTGGGTTTTGGATCTGTGCCGGCGTGAACATGAAAATATCATGCGCCGTGTGTCGGTGCGGTGAATCGACACTCAAGCTTGGATCCTGCTGGCTGATGCGGGCCATTTTTAGTGCCAAGGTATTAAGGCCTGTCGTTCGCTGATGGCAGCCTGTTTACATTCGCCTGAGTCGTTCTTATGCTGCACCGGTCATTCATGAACCGCGCGTTGGTTGGTGACTGCTGTACGCAGCCATTGGCCATGTTGTGACCCATAGAAATGCGCATTGTTTTACATCCTGGCCATTGTGGCTTTGAGGAGGTACTGTGCCCAATCGTTTCGCCCCCATCCTTGAAGCGCAACAGTCGCATTTCCTCAGTGACGCCACGAAGTCACCCGCGTGGCGCATCGATCAACTGGACCGCATGGCGCGGATGTTGACCGAGCACCAGCAGGCCTTCTGTGATGCGCTTTATCAGGACTTTCACAAGCCGCCCTTCGAGCAATTGTTCGAGATCACCGTGCCACTGGGCGTCATTCGCTACTACCGTGAGCACTTGAGCGAGTTGATGGCCCGCAAGACGTGCCTATTCCTTCGGGGCTCGAATCGGAAGGGTATCGAGGCGTCATTCACAAAGAACCTTACGGCTCGACCCTGGTCATCGGTCCTTTCAACGCCCCGGTGCTTTTGCTCCTGGACCCGGCCATCGCTGCATTGGCGGCCGGTAACCCCGTGGTGCTCAAGCCCGCCAACACCACGCCGACGGTGGCCGCGTTGTTCCAGAAGTTGATTCCTGAGTACTTTGCGCCCGAGGCCGTCGCCATCGTCACCGGCGG
Protein-coding regions in this window:
- a CDS encoding efflux transporter outer membrane subunit — its product is MNKPPVWPLADVPVNEKGRYPGHRLNLTPRQPARAALAALCASVALLAGCSLTPPLADVAPALNTSWKSAQPEPGFTSTEQAGRWAQGEWWALFDDPTLNGLVQRANAANQNVALAVANVAQAQAALASQRASLFPTLGATVSTSRSGGDERSTSNAAAVGLNASWAPDLWGRLKESVRAQQANVQASEADLAAARLSVQGSLVNAYLALREADVELSLLDDTIAGYERSAAITQNRYDVGTAARTDALQAQATLASARASRVALQRTRTGYENAMALLLGVVPADFTLPSAEWRQTLPSVPVQLPSLLLLRRPDVAAAERAVVAANAQIGVARAAYFPDFSLSAGLDGSASNLSRLVSAPALAWSLGLSLAQSIFDGGSRSAQVDAARASYDAAVARYRQSALTAVGEVEDQLLALNTLAEQTEQTRQSADIAQRVEQQMLNRYQAGLSDYTEVVSAQASAISARRSVLQLQLQRQQAVVALIQAVGGGWQADWAAN
- a CDS encoding class I SAM-dependent methyltransferase — encoded protein: MLDDYAARAPEYDLVYAKPERQSDWRAIEAWLPPVLGQGSVLEVACGTGYWTRCFAPHVREVLAFDANPATLALARQRVPQASVQFVQGDAYALPALPTLPTCPFDACFAGFWWSHVPRSRLPGFLRGLHATLRPGARVVFLDNRWVAGSSTPLADTDAEGNTFQCRRLSDGTTHRVLKTFPTPDEVRAQVHGMASDVQLDTWPHDWALAYRVN
- a CDS encoding UvrD-helicase domain-containing protein; protein product: MTFDLFSSPEPTPSPAPSPLLDGLNAEQAAAVTLPDAHALILAGAGSGKTRVLTTRIAWLLHMGRVSPGGILAVTFTNKAAREMQARLGAMLPLNIRGMWMGTFHGLCNRMLRAHHQAAQLPATFQILDMQDQQSAIKRLIKQFGVDEERFPPKQVMWFINGCKEEGMRPGDVSVRDEESRKKVELYQLYQDQCQREGVVDFAELLLRSYELLRDHAPIRDHYQRRFRHILVDEFQDTNRLQYLWLKQLAGTGSSVFAVGDDDQSIYAFRGARVGNMADFVREFDVQHQIKLEENYRSHGHILDSANALIAHNTQRLGKNLRTAQGAGEPVRVFEAPSDLAEAAWLVDEMKHLSRDDGVPLHEIAVLYRSNAQSRVIETALAQSGLAYRVYGGLRFFERAEIKHALAYLRLLETPSDDTSFLRVVNFPARGIGARSIEALQTQARALGLPLYTAAKGMTGRAGTLLQSFVALIEVMREQAQGLSLREVVDLMLEQSGLVEHYRGERDGGDRIENLQELASAAEAFVRLEGFHTDQAALPTTSEGVTLTQGLASQGLSGDALDQAMLESRDAPGGQPAPDYVDLDTGETLSPLAAFLTHAALEAGDNQAQAGQDAVQLMTVHASKGLEFDVVFITGLEEGLFPHENSAADTAGLEEERRLMYVAITRARQRLYLSHTQTRLLHGQSRYNFRSRFLDEVPSECVQWLTPKSGGFGSGVGASLAHGGQYGRMPAWSKDSGFGRSASNAYPGQPAWSAPNLTNAPLERPPVQTSAGQALRAGMQVFHNKFGEGKVLAVEGSGTDGKAQVSFTRHGTKWLSLAVAKLTVVET
- a CDS encoding histidine kinase, whose amino-acid sequence is MRDSGNSSSNSAVIGSGNSANRNINGAFATGGSGGAGGAGGLGGSGGAGGYGGSGGAGGSGYGGAGGSSSANSGGNTLTGGPQTQANSMTVNGDTVMYEAQARNPVATAYAAPLAASNGTCMGSTSAGAQGVSFGISFGSTWTDPSCDMRYDAEALRAAGLPGAARARLCQKAEIAKAMEAAGTPCPGTHVATALPADAQPVATDTQAAQQYTDPIIRARLGLPPLR